From the genome of Scytonema hofmannii PCC 7110, one region includes:
- a CDS encoding ATP-binding protein: MGWIPQIKKNSIHTKLLATYLLLTALATSLMGAYILWSFHAYFNKARQTDLETWSTAIGESVADALETNDFKRAAVIVQRYGAAENITIRVLDSKGRLLASSSPDLDRQIPSWLEVPGMKEALQGQAQRGLAKGLLTNDDRLFIARPIRRKGQILGALRMSVTLRQFQRQFATIISTIVGTLIFTLILCTLISEALARSLSRPIETMRNFAIQLGTGHFGGKLQIRQSNELDQLALELNRMSERLASLDQERRVFLANVSHELRTPISNVLVTVEALRSGAASDPGVRDRFFQNVEDEIKRLSRLIDDLLNLGRLEAGVTVLEQQTVHLHHLIDRAMRAMESRIKNLQISTQVNVTDMQIQGDSERLLQAFLNILDNAIKHSSPNSQISIAGYKEGKQAVVTIRDRGQGIKESDLPHIFEQFYTADRSRQGKGVGLGLAIAKRIIEAHGGSITASSKFGEGASFNIHLPL; this comes from the coding sequence ATGGGCTGGATACCTCAAATTAAAAAAAATTCCATTCATACTAAACTGCTGGCAACATACCTATTGCTAACTGCTTTAGCAACGTCCCTGATGGGAGCGTATATTCTCTGGTCTTTCCATGCTTACTTTAATAAAGCAAGGCAAACGGATTTGGAGACTTGGAGTACTGCTATTGGTGAAAGTGTTGCTGATGCATTAGAAACAAATGACTTCAAGCGAGCTGCAGTTATTGTTCAACGTTATGGTGCAGCTGAAAACATAACTATACGAGTTTTAGATAGTAAAGGTAGACTTCTTGCCTCATCTAGCCCAGACTTAGATCGACAAATACCAAGCTGGTTGGAAGTGCCTGGGATGAAAGAAGCCTTACAAGGTCAGGCACAGCGAGGTTTAGCAAAAGGTCTTTTAACTAACGATGATCGATTGTTCATTGCCCGACCGATTAGGCGTAAAGGTCAAATTTTGGGCGCATTGAGGATGTCAGTCACTTTACGACAGTTTCAAAGGCAATTTGCCACAATCATAAGCACGATCGTGGGAACTCTCATTTTTACACTTATCCTGTGTACTTTGATTAGTGAGGCATTAGCGCGTAGTTTGTCCCGCCCTATTGAAACAATGAGAAATTTTGCAATTCAATTGGGTACCGGGCATTTTGGGGGTAAACTTCAGATTCGTCAGAGTAACGAGTTAGATCAACTCGCACTAGAACTTAACCGCATGAGCGAACGTTTAGCTTCTCTGGATCAAGAACGCAGAGTGTTTCTCGCAAACGTATCTCATGAACTCCGTACACCAATTAGCAATGTCTTGGTGACTGTTGAAGCCCTTCGCAGTGGTGCTGCTTCAGATCCTGGAGTTCGCGATCGCTTCTTTCAAAATGTAGAAGACGAAATCAAACGGTTATCACGGTTGATTGACGATCTCCTAAATTTGGGACGACTGGAAGCAGGGGTGACAGTCTTAGAACAGCAAACAGTACATTTGCATCATTTAATTGACCGTGCTATGAGGGCTATGGAATCCCGAATCAAAAATTTGCAAATCTCAACACAAGTTAATGTCACAGATATGCAAATACAGGGCGACTCGGAGCGTCTGTTGCAAGCTTTTCTCAATATTTTGGATAATGCCATCAAACACTCATCCCCTAATTCCCAAATTTCTATAGCTGGGTACAAAGAAGGCAAGCAAGCAGTTGTGACAATTCGCGATCGCGGACAGGGGATTAAAGAAAGCGACCTCCCACATATTTTCGAGCAATTTTATACTGCCGATCGCTCGCGTCAAGGTAAGGGAGTTGGATTGGGCTTAGCGATCGCCAAGCGTATCATAGAAGCCCACGGTGGTAGCATTACAGCGAGTAGTAAGTTTGGTGAGGGAGCAAGCTTTAATATTCATTTGCCTTTATGA
- a CDS encoding HhoA/HhoB/HtrA family serine endopeptidase has translation MERIHLNTNRFFKKKLANYLLLPFVGVGIAFLSGCSTVTSQRIQPLKESVQAVQETGNSNNRPLVPTAEDTNFVVAVVNKVEPAVVQINTERTVRSQVPEALNDPFFQRFFGDRVPTQPQERVVRGVGSGFIINSNGQILTNAHVVNNADTVTVSFSDGRTVQGKVLGQDNVTDIAVVQVPNNNLPIVELGNSQQVQPGQWAIAIGNPLGLQETVTVGVVSATDRSASDIGASDRRIGYIQTDAAINPGNSGGPLLNARGQVIGVNTAIISGAQGIGFAIPIDTAQRIAQELITKGKVEHPYLGIQMTQITPELKQRINNSPNANIQVQADRGILIVRVVPGSPADRAGLRPGDVIQEINNQPVTTTDALQQIVEKTGVGSTMQIELQRNGKSLQVSVQPGPLPTPQGG, from the coding sequence ATGGAAAGAATACATCTAAATACCAATCGCTTCTTTAAGAAAAAATTAGCTAACTACTTATTGTTACCATTTGTAGGAGTAGGAATAGCATTTTTGAGTGGTTGCTCAACAGTCACTTCTCAAAGAATTCAACCTTTGAAAGAATCTGTTCAAGCAGTTCAAGAGACAGGAAATTCCAATAATCGCCCGCTCGTACCAACAGCCGAGGATACCAATTTTGTTGTCGCAGTTGTCAATAAGGTAGAACCAGCAGTGGTGCAAATAAACACTGAGAGAACTGTCAGAAGCCAAGTACCGGAAGCATTAAATGACCCTTTCTTTCAGAGATTTTTTGGAGACCGAGTACCAACACAGCCACAAGAGAGAGTTGTTCGCGGTGTTGGCTCTGGTTTTATCATTAATTCTAACGGTCAAATTCTTACCAATGCTCACGTTGTTAATAATGCGGATACAGTGACAGTATCCTTTTCCGATGGTCGCACCGTACAAGGTAAAGTGTTGGGGCAAGACAACGTGACGGATATTGCAGTTGTTCAAGTTCCCAATAATAATTTACCTATTGTAGAATTAGGAAATTCTCAACAAGTACAACCAGGACAGTGGGCGATCGCAATTGGTAATCCCCTGGGTTTGCAAGAAACCGTTACAGTGGGTGTGGTCAGCGCAACAGACCGTTCTGCAAGCGATATCGGTGCATCTGACAGACGTATTGGATATATTCAAACTGATGCAGCAATTAATCCGGGAAACTCAGGTGGACCCCTGCTTAATGCACGGGGTCAGGTCATTGGCGTTAACACAGCTATTATTAGCGGTGCTCAAGGCATCGGCTTTGCTATTCCCATTGATACAGCTCAACGCATAGCTCAGGAATTAATTACTAAAGGCAAAGTTGAACACCCTTATTTGGGTATTCAGATGACACAGATTACACCTGAACTCAAGCAACGAATTAACAATAGCCCGAATGCGAATATTCAAGTGCAAGCAGATCGGGGTATTCTCATTGTTCGTGTTGTTCCTGGTTCTCCAGCTGATAGAGCAGGGTTGCGTCCAGGGGATGTCATTCAAGAAATTAATAATCAACCTGTGACTACAACTGATGCATTACAGCAGATAGTAGAGAAAACTGGCGTTGGTAGCACCATGCAAATAGAACTGCAACGCAATGGTAAAAGTTTACAAGTCTCAGTACAACCGGGACCGCTTCCCACGCCTCAAGGTGGTTAG
- a CDS encoding response regulator transcription factor: MPHVLLVDDEEPLRESLSYSLRKEGYTVETAADGHNAIKQFHKQVPDVILLDIMLPEVDGMEVCWRIRAFSDVPIVMLTAKDQDFDKVRGLEAGADDYVTKPFNTRELLARIKAVLRRRSEKQS, translated from the coding sequence ATGCCTCATGTCTTATTAGTTGATGATGAAGAACCTTTAAGGGAAAGCCTTTCCTACAGTTTGCGGAAAGAAGGCTATACTGTAGAAACGGCAGCAGATGGTCACAATGCTATCAAACAGTTTCACAAGCAAGTGCCAGATGTGATCCTTTTAGATATAATGCTGCCAGAAGTTGATGGTATGGAAGTTTGCTGGCGAATTCGAGCATTTTCGGACGTGCCAATTGTTATGCTGACTGCTAAAGACCAAGACTTTGACAAAGTGCGGGGTCTAGAGGCAGGTGCAGATGACTACGTGACAAAACCCTTTAACACTCGCGAACTGCTAGCGCGTATAAAAGCTGTCCTGCGTCGTCGTTCTGAAAAACAGTCCTAG
- a CDS encoding PQQ-dependent sugar dehydrogenase → MIAKSLFIGCALVLSITLTGNAQQTQEQRIEQVEGYLVTPEQLKFDESLLQQIELPTGFRINIFAKDLGNPRMLAVAPDGTIYVTRRQQGDILALRDSNGDGYADETLTVASGYEYINGITIYQNRLYFVTDKDLYAADVNSGGAIGEIQQLINDLPDAGQHPNRTLAFGPDGMLYITVGSTCNACNETNPESATILRSQPDGSMRTIYAKGLRNTIGFDWHPETGQLWGMDHGSDWRGNEQPPEELNLLEEDINYGWPFCYADRRPDVYLSANPTGTTKEEYCANTQPPVLTYTAHSAPLAMLFYKASQFPEEYRNDAFVTMRGSWNRNPPSGYKIVRVRYVDGKPVEFEDFITGFLNEEALTQFGRPVGLAIAPDGSLLFTDDTNGVIYRVSYTGKGR, encoded by the coding sequence GTGATAGCTAAAAGCTTATTCATCGGTTGTGCTTTAGTGCTGAGCATAACTCTTACTGGTAACGCACAACAAACGCAGGAACAAAGAATCGAGCAAGTTGAGGGCTATTTAGTCACACCCGAACAACTGAAATTTGACGAATCGCTTTTGCAACAGATCGAGTTGCCTACAGGATTTCGCATTAATATATTTGCCAAAGATTTAGGTAATCCCCGGATGCTAGCAGTAGCCCCTGATGGTACCATCTACGTTACTCGCCGCCAACAAGGTGATATACTAGCACTACGTGATTCTAATGGTGATGGGTACGCCGACGAAACACTAACCGTTGCATCCGGTTACGAATACATCAACGGCATCACAATTTACCAAAATCGTCTTTACTTTGTCACAGATAAAGATCTCTATGCCGCAGATGTGAACTCAGGAGGGGCAATAGGCGAAATACAGCAGTTGATTAACGATTTACCAGACGCAGGGCAACACCCCAACCGCACTCTCGCGTTTGGTCCTGACGGAATGCTCTACATCACTGTAGGTAGTACTTGTAACGCTTGTAATGAGACAAATCCTGAAAGCGCGACTATCCTGCGATCGCAACCTGATGGTAGTATGCGAACGATCTATGCCAAAGGTTTGCGAAACACCATTGGCTTTGATTGGCATCCGGAAACAGGGCAACTGTGGGGCATGGATCATGGCTCCGATTGGCGTGGTAACGAACAACCGCCGGAAGAATTAAATCTTCTGGAAGAGGATATAAACTACGGCTGGCCTTTTTGTTATGCAGATCGCCGTCCGGATGTATACTTGAGCGCAAACCCCACTGGTACGACGAAGGAAGAATACTGTGCCAATACACAACCGCCCGTGCTTACCTACACGGCTCACAGTGCGCCCTTAGCAATGTTATTCTACAAGGCGTCTCAGTTTCCAGAAGAATATCGTAACGATGCTTTTGTGACTATGCGCGGTTCCTGGAATCGCAACCCGCCCTCTGGTTATAAAATTGTACGAGTGCGTTATGTAGATGGCAAGCCAGTGGAATTTGAGGATTTTATCACTGGGTTTTTGAACGAAGAGGCATTAACTCAGTTTGGTAGACCAGTGGGTTTGGCGATCGCACCTGATGGGTCACTGTTATTTACAGATGACACAAATGGAGTTATCTACCGAGTGTCATATACAGGTAAAGGGCGTTAG
- a CDS encoding AI-2E family transporter: MRFGQWIGLFALVISLYILWQIRQVVLVVFASVVLATVLNQLVLFLQKFRMKRGIAIAISFSLLLMIIASFLALIAPQIVDQLQQFTDFAPNALERMRTWNNWLQNAIPDQLLENIRGLRTLTQGLQTWLNQLVNNFFALLSRSLNIVLTLLLFLVLTIMLLTDPAPYRQGFILLFPAFYRRRVSEILSECETSLVGWIKGTLLTMCLIACLSYVGLLILGVRLPLVNALLAGLLEFIPNVGPTLSLIPPLLLALLDAPWKAAAVVALYFGIQQVESLVIVPLVMRTQVSLLPVVTILSVVIFAQFFGFLGLFLAIPLVIVFQICIKEILVKDILNNWQGEMKSKRQLKNDDNDSANRTLKGSAVGAGSDSKE; encoded by the coding sequence GTGCGTTTTGGGCAATGGATAGGGTTGTTTGCCCTTGTCATATCTCTTTATATTTTGTGGCAAATCAGGCAAGTTGTTTTAGTTGTCTTTGCATCTGTTGTTTTGGCAACAGTTTTAAACCAACTTGTGCTATTTTTACAAAAATTTCGGATGAAAAGAGGTATTGCGATCGCGATATCATTTAGTCTTTTACTGATGATTATAGCAAGTTTTTTAGCATTGATTGCGCCACAAATTGTTGACCAACTGCAACAATTCACTGACTTTGCACCTAATGCCTTAGAAAGAATGCGAACTTGGAATAACTGGTTGCAAAACGCTATTCCAGATCAATTATTAGAAAATATTCGCGGTCTTAGAACTCTGACTCAAGGTTTACAAACTTGGTTAAATCAGCTAGTTAACAACTTTTTTGCCCTATTAAGTAGGTCGCTAAATATAGTTTTAACTTTACTGCTGTTCTTAGTATTGACCATTATGCTACTGACAGATCCAGCGCCATACCGACAGGGCTTTATCCTGTTGTTTCCTGCATTTTATCGGCGTCGGGTTAGTGAAATTCTTTCTGAATGTGAAACATCTTTAGTAGGTTGGATAAAAGGTACACTTCTGACGATGTGCCTAATTGCTTGCTTGAGCTATGTTGGTTTGTTAATTTTAGGAGTGCGTCTCCCCTTAGTTAATGCACTTTTAGCAGGATTACTAGAGTTTATTCCGAATGTTGGACCAACATTGAGTTTGATTCCACCTCTACTGTTAGCACTGCTTGATGCACCTTGGAAAGCAGCTGCCGTGGTAGCACTATACTTTGGAATTCAGCAGGTTGAAAGCTTGGTAATTGTGCCCTTGGTTATGAGAACTCAGGTCTCTCTATTACCTGTAGTAACCATATTATCTGTAGTGATTTTCGCCCAATTTTTTGGATTTTTAGGGCTATTTCTTGCTATACCTCTAGTCATTGTCTTTCAAATTTGTATAAAAGAAATTTTGGTTAAGGATATACTTAACAATTGGCAAGGAGAGATGAAAAGTAAACGCCAATTAAAAAACGATGATAATGATAGCGCCAACAGAACTCTCAAAGGTAGTGCTGTTGGCGCAGGATCGGATAGCAAAGAGTGA
- a CDS encoding serine/threonine-protein kinase translates to MIGRLLDQRYLVVELLGMGGFGHTYTAQDTRRPGNPVCVVKHLKPATDDLEFLQIARRLFRREAETLEKLGNHDQIPRLLAYFEEQQEFFLVQEYIAGHQLAMELPLGQRWDESQTIHLLQDVLPILEFLHNNEVIHRDIKPQNLIRRHSDNKLVLVDFGAVKQIQMYSLMNPNQLNNETIPIGTPGYMPSEQAQGRPRPNSDIYALGAIAIQALTGLNPKQFATDAKTGEIIWRQYAQVSDPLADLLTKMVRQYYKYRYESASDTLEALTSFTHPRTRAAVAVAVKYVLQNYLREGYASATKMVRSLQELAKPCYHPAENTKTPDTTQLPTTPSSQVPGTQSTVLIPDANLPASNTSSSHKGFPIKSPRQIQLLVGGGAVIALVALSVISANPPQQKSASTTQEKTIQETQKAGGTNTQKSTVPDKISQQNQFNNCFITTRASNVRSVSGRRRTGKVIKAGTRVTVTGKEEGGWIELSAPEPGWIWKSRTKNTCQ, encoded by the coding sequence ATGATTGGCAGATTACTAGACCAGCGTTACCTGGTAGTTGAGCTATTGGGTATGGGTGGATTTGGTCACACGTACACAGCACAAGATACTCGCCGTCCTGGAAATCCTGTATGCGTCGTTAAACATCTCAAACCTGCTACTGATGACCTTGAGTTTTTGCAAATCGCAAGACGCTTGTTTCGTAGAGAAGCCGAAACTCTGGAAAAATTGGGCAACCATGACCAAATTCCGCGACTGTTGGCTTACTTTGAAGAACAGCAAGAATTTTTTCTCGTACAGGAGTATATTGCGGGACATCAGCTGGCAATGGAATTACCATTGGGACAGCGTTGGGATGAAAGTCAAACCATTCATTTGCTGCAAGATGTTCTGCCAATTCTAGAATTTCTTCATAATAACGAAGTCATCCATCGCGATATAAAACCTCAGAATCTCATTCGTCGTCACTCCGACAATAAACTGGTGCTAGTTGATTTTGGTGCTGTTAAGCAAATCCAGATGTATTCCTTAATGAATCCAAATCAACTCAACAATGAGACAATTCCTATAGGAACTCCTGGTTATATGCCAAGCGAACAGGCACAGGGAAGACCTCGACCCAACAGTGATATCTATGCGCTTGGTGCGATCGCTATCCAAGCTTTGACAGGCTTGAACCCCAAACAGTTTGCTACAGATGCTAAAACCGGAGAGATTATTTGGCGGCAGTATGCTCAAGTCAGCGATCCATTAGCAGATCTTTTAACAAAAATGGTGCGCCAATACTACAAGTATCGCTATGAATCTGCAAGTGATACTTTGGAAGCACTCACCTCCTTCACCCATCCTCGCACCCGAGCGGCTGTCGCTGTTGCTGTTAAATACGTACTGCAAAACTATCTACGAGAAGGATACGCGTCCGCAACTAAAATGGTGCGATCGCTACAAGAATTGGCAAAACCTTGCTATCATCCAGCAGAGAATACAAAAACTCCCGATACGACACAACTACCAACCACTCCTAGTTCTCAAGTGCCAGGTACACAAAGTACGGTGCTAATACCTGATGCCAATCTACCCGCATCCAACACTTCCTCGTCTCACAAAGGTTTTCCTATTAAATCTCCTCGTCAAATACAATTGCTTGTTGGCGGAGGTGCTGTGATTGCTTTAGTTGCGCTGAGTGTGATTTCTGCAAATCCTCCTCAACAAAAATCGGCCTCAACTACACAAGAGAAAACAATTCAAGAAACACAAAAGGCAGGCGGTACAAATACACAGAAAAGTACAGTTCCAGACAAAATTTCCCAACAGAATCAATTCAATAACTGTTTTATTACCACTCGTGCATCAAATGTACGCTCTGTTTCCGGGCGCAGAAGAACAGGAAAGGTCATTAAAGCAGGTACTAGAGTGACAGTCACTGGAAAAGAAGAAGGTGGTTGGATCGAACTCAGCGCTCCCGAACCAGGTTGGATATGGAAGAGTCGGACAAAGAATACTTGTCAGTAG
- a CDS encoding VanZ family protein — MKQGKKDFQKCTLFDKRIFAKDILMIFGSIFVILVATLYPFNFSSPNNFSIQKISSQFESTSNFIDQVNNILLFIPLGFSLSSYLQKIRIPLIGNILLVLLGSLGLSLTVELWQIFLPSREPTPADILNNSMSGLVGLLCFYLCNSQKLNSVFANIENSTLGRSTQKITLFFCGYIILTFAISFLWLGTTSLSGWNLNYPLIFGNEKTGTRPWQGYISKVYIADKAISKNEVEKVFFDENYFNTLGDSLLAAYKFTDRCCQLEETAKSPKLLEKKLLWEQLSENQQGQGVFLSSGHWLETETPVTSLNQRIRETSEFTISTTVTSSNIGQTGPARIISVSNGTLRRNFTLGQEGTALDLRLRTSITGENGSELKMRVSNVFTDTNPHHIVFTYSKGMLQVYIDTLSHFSSFHLLELMPKDQQLFYYAITFIPLGICLTIITILAKRKIFLYRFLLFSGILLPSLILESILVSENGKSISLRNLLLGIFFTTGTMLVLRLRALMVLKKTAV; from the coding sequence ATGAAACAAGGCAAAAAAGATTTTCAAAAATGTACTCTTTTTGATAAACGCATTTTTGCAAAAGATATTTTGATGATTTTTGGTAGCATATTCGTGATACTAGTAGCTACACTTTATCCCTTCAATTTTTCTTCACCCAATAATTTTTCAATCCAAAAAATCTCTAGTCAATTTGAAAGTACAAGCAATTTTATAGACCAAGTCAATAACATTCTATTATTTATTCCTTTGGGGTTCAGTCTCAGCAGTTATCTACAAAAAATAAGAATACCATTAATAGGAAATATTTTACTAGTTTTATTAGGGAGTCTGGGTTTATCTCTGACAGTTGAACTTTGGCAGATATTTTTACCGTCTAGAGAACCCACTCCTGCCGATATACTTAATAATAGTATGAGTGGATTAGTCGGTTTACTATGTTTTTATTTATGTAATTCTCAAAAGTTAAATAGTGTCTTCGCTAACATAGAAAATAGTACTTTGGGACGATCTACACAAAAAATAACCTTGTTTTTTTGCGGATATATAATCTTGACATTTGCTATCTCGTTTCTTTGGCTGGGGACAACAAGTTTAAGTGGGTGGAATCTAAATTATCCGTTAATCTTTGGTAATGAAAAAACAGGAACTAGACCTTGGCAAGGATATATTTCTAAAGTTTATATTGCCGATAAAGCTATTTCAAAGAACGAAGTAGAAAAAGTATTTTTTGATGAGAACTATTTTAATACCTTGGGAGATTCTTTACTTGCTGCTTACAAATTTACCGATCGATGCTGTCAGCTAGAAGAAACTGCAAAAAGTCCCAAGTTACTAGAGAAAAAACTTTTGTGGGAACAGTTATCAGAGAATCAGCAAGGTCAAGGAGTATTTTTAAGTTCCGGTCATTGGTTGGAAACAGAAACTCCTGTTACTTCTTTAAATCAAAGAATTCGAGAAACCTCTGAGTTCACTATCAGCACAACTGTTACCAGTTCTAACATAGGTCAAACTGGACCAGCTCGTATTATCTCAGTTTCCAACGGAACTCTTCGTCGTAATTTCACCTTGGGACAGGAGGGAACCGCTTTGGACTTGCGACTCAGAACCTCTATTACTGGAGAAAATGGGTCAGAATTAAAGATGAGAGTTTCCAATGTTTTTACAGACACTAATCCTCATCATATAGTATTCACTTACTCTAAAGGTATGCTTCAGGTCTACATTGACACATTAAGTCATTTCTCTTCTTTCCATTTATTGGAGTTAATGCCCAAAGATCAGCAACTTTTTTACTACGCTATCACTTTTATTCCTTTGGGTATTTGTTTGACGATTATTACTATTCTAGCCAAAAGAAAAATATTTCTTTATAGGTTTTTGCTGTTCAGTGGAATACTATTACCTTCTTTGATACTGGAAAGTATTTTGGTTAGTGAAAATGGCAAGAGTATCAGCCTCAGAAATTTGTTACTGGGTATATTCTTTACTACGGGTACTATGCTAGTATTAAGATTACGTGCTTTGATGGTATTGAAAAAAACAGCCGTATAG
- a CDS encoding adenylate/guanylate cyclase domain-containing protein produces MTELKLRLQEGTSEKMITVHQDTFTIGRLPQCDLCIASGGVSRFHARLTKTPSGKWTVEDLGSKNGTQLNENLVKSPEQVRSGDIIWLGDVSLVVLLTPVEQTTFKPEVGATAQGRTILRNVKQLQEQWLLTDIDDSDIANKDKTIARLKDLVDIAKNLSAAASIQEIFSQVQEVVFRYLNSIDRLALLIDVGGCGKLELMNAATRDFSQPEYLLTDGDWISRSICQKVFEEKVALQTADAQNDERFAGENSILVKGIRSAMAVPLWDENKVVGVLYADAHLSSHHWTQEGEEELRFFSALANLVASSVQRWLLAEKLKSEEMIRQKLERYHSPSVVQHLISVGVLPGGRLPPQDSEISILFADLVGFTALSERLSPTKIAELLNYLFEEMLQEVFAFGGTLDKYIGDCIMAFFGAPEPQPDHANRSVAAAMGMLTRLENLNTRNFWEEPLQLRIAINSGKAVVGDVGSSQRVEYTALGATINLAARMEGVCPPGECVLSEATYSLLSDPSDFHEMGDYRFKGINRLVKVYQTKMQARM; encoded by the coding sequence ATGACAGAACTGAAACTGCGCCTGCAAGAAGGAACTTCTGAAAAAATGATAACGGTGCATCAAGATACATTTACAATAGGTCGATTACCCCAATGTGACCTTTGTATAGCGTCAGGAGGAGTTTCCCGTTTCCATGCACGATTGACGAAAACTCCTTCCGGTAAGTGGACTGTTGAAGATTTAGGCAGTAAAAATGGCACCCAATTAAACGAAAACCTTGTGAAATCTCCCGAACAGGTGCGTAGTGGCGATATTATTTGGTTGGGAGATGTAAGTCTAGTTGTTCTACTCACTCCGGTAGAACAGACAACGTTCAAGCCGGAAGTAGGAGCAACCGCTCAAGGAAGAACTATTCTTCGTAATGTTAAACAATTGCAAGAGCAATGGCTGCTAACGGATATCGACGACAGCGACATTGCCAATAAAGACAAAACCATTGCCCGCTTAAAAGACCTAGTAGACATAGCAAAGAATCTTTCTGCAGCAGCTTCCATACAAGAGATTTTCTCCCAAGTTCAGGAAGTTGTTTTTCGTTACCTTAATAGTATAGACCGTTTGGCACTCTTAATTGATGTCGGCGGGTGCGGTAAGCTAGAATTAATGAATGCGGCAACAAGAGATTTTTCCCAACCTGAGTATTTATTAACTGATGGTGATTGGATTAGTCGCAGTATCTGCCAAAAGGTGTTTGAGGAAAAAGTTGCTCTTCAAACTGCTGATGCTCAAAATGATGAACGATTTGCTGGAGAAAACAGTATTTTAGTGAAAGGTATTCGTAGCGCCATGGCAGTGCCTTTATGGGATGAGAATAAGGTTGTTGGCGTTCTCTACGCTGATGCCCATCTTTCATCACACCATTGGACACAAGAAGGTGAGGAAGAACTCAGGTTTTTTTCAGCTTTAGCAAATCTTGTTGCTTCTAGCGTACAGCGATGGTTGTTAGCTGAGAAACTTAAAAGCGAAGAGATGATTCGTCAAAAATTGGAACGGTATCATTCTCCATCTGTTGTCCAGCATCTGATATCTGTAGGAGTTCTACCTGGTGGTCGATTACCACCACAAGACAGTGAAATTAGTATTTTATTTGCGGATTTAGTAGGATTTACTGCGCTTTCAGAACGGTTATCGCCAACTAAGATTGCCGAATTACTGAATTATTTATTTGAAGAAATGCTACAAGAAGTGTTTGCCTTTGGCGGCACTTTGGATAAGTATATTGGTGATTGTATTATGGCATTTTTTGGTGCGCCCGAACCACAGCCAGATCATGCCAACCGCTCTGTGGCTGCTGCCATGGGAATGCTGACTCGTCTGGAAAATCTCAATACTCGAAATTTTTGGGAAGAACCACTTCAATTGCGGATAGCGATCAATAGTGGAAAAGCAGTAGTGGGGGATGTCGGTAGTTCTCAGAGAGTTGAATACACCGCATTAGGAGCAACTATTAATTTAGCAGCCCGAATGGAAGGAGTTTGCCCTCCTGGTGAATGTGTTCTCAGTGAAGCTACTTATAGTTTACTTTCAGACCCTTCTGATTTTCATGAAATGGGAGATTATCGCTTCAAAGGCATTAATCGATTGGTTAAAGTTTATCAGACCAAAATGCAGGCAAGGATGTGA